In Styela clava chromosome 10, kaStyClav1.hap1.2, whole genome shotgun sequence, the sequence ACGTGTGTAGGGTCAATTACCCCTACAGTTTAAAATGATTTGGATCGCACTTAATACTCcgaaataaatattgtttaacATTCATTTTCTTTAGTGGTCCTCACATCTATGTTTTTTGTTTACTCGATTTTAATATCTCATTCTTGTCATAGAATTATTTTCAATGTTCATCTATCACAAAACTAGTCAAATGTTTCTTTTTAGAATTATTTCGAGACGCATGTGCTAatgttaaatgtgattcaattGCGAGATGCGTTGACGGAGTTTGTAAATGTCCCCGCGAATTCATCTTGGGAGACAGTGGGAGATGCGAACGAGGTAATATAAAATGCACAATGTATACTGAATTCAGGCATCTGAACTTCTAAAAGAATTTATGAGAATGTTAAAATAATGATCGTACTGATTTTCTACTTATTTTTCTCGTcgacttttaattttttcatatcttcACATTCAGATAATATATTCTCAATaaaaaacactattttaataataattaaggTATTTCCAATCTCGACAACTCTTATTTTCAACCTCTAGTATTTCGTGATCCGTGTGATGATATCGAATGTGACGACATGGCTACTTGTGTCAACGGATTTTGTGAATGTCCCAAAGATTATTTCTTAGATGATGACAATAAGTGTCAACCAGGTACGGTACTTTCAATTCACATAATGTTGCTAGACTTTCTGTTCACTTCTTTGTTTCATTCCCTCACcgctaaaatattaatttttccactaatgcaaaaatgtggaattcaaaaaaaaaaaaaaaaacacgtttcaaaattacaatttaggaatgatttttaaaaaatcgaatttttagCGCGATttgcattcctaacccgaatcctaacTGGATACTTACTAATTTTCCTATTTAAAGCATTGGCAggggtgttttttggcgggggCTTATTGCAAAAGATTCTAATTTTTTAAAGGTGTCCCAGTAATACAAGCGTTGAACTTGGTGATTGATGCTTGCATCGCTGGATACACATCTCGGGCCCAAATCCCATCCCGACCCGACCATCTAATCCAGGGTTAaagaaaaagttttaaaatctgTTTTATGTTTGAAACTGAACCATGATTAGTAACCTAATTAGGTATTCATAATCTAATCTAATTTTGAATAGAAGATACAATTAGGAATTTTATATCAATTCTGTTGGAGGCTCCATTTCGATCCCCAGTTCTCGTATATAACGCAGTCAGTCTATAAGCCAATAAAATAATATCGATATTTTttggtaaatatttattttattttatattttataaatttgttctgaaGAAATCATAGACCCGTGTGATAGAATCACTTGCCACCCAAGTGCAACTTGTTTTTTCGGAAAATGTGAGTGCCCTGACGGACATTCAAAAAGAAGCGACGGAAGCTGCAAATCAAGTGAGTAACAGTTTATTAGTTGTTgttaaaattctaatttttacatttatacTTGAATCTTGGTATCTATTTCTTTTCGTTAAGTTCACGTGACTCTTGCGAAATTGCCAAATATATTTCTACTGCATTATGTAAATGCGCCCGAACTTTTTCAATATCCAGGTGCATGGTAGCGCTGCAGCCCAGTATATAatttaaaactaaatatttaaCGAAAAATACATATATAGTGAAGTCAAGGACTTAAACGCCACAAAACGTTACgcataactttttcaatatccAGGTGCATGGTAGCGCTGCAGCCCAGTATATAatttaaaactaaatatttaaCGAAAAATACATATATAGTGAAGTCAAGGACTTAAACGCCACAAAACGTTACGCATTTGCAATCGAAGTTTTGTACTTGAGGATAGATTCcaatgcatcggaatcgattctagtcgatttcGCGGAGAGTCGATTCTATAATCGAATCCAGCCTCGATTTCGCCATCTCTAGAAGCGAATAACGCGTTTACTGATCCCGTAATCGGCATGGACTGGTATATATACAACTAAATAAAAAGAAAGTTTTACACCTGACTTGGTCCCATTTTAGTGGAATCTGCAAAATTGACCACGATGAGtaattggacacgtcagtggacatatcgatcgttttaatatatattatgttgttatccttcttctttgacacgtttttaaaaagtcgcttttctctttgtttactgggccaattgctttgaaattttcagtatagttgaatatggaatttttttctagaaggctattacgtttattcatttcaaaatttcgtatgaaatttgatattccgtccaaaatttcgctgtattattttatccatggaaACACTGGCTGTCAGGTTTGACTCTGTAAATTCCTGCTACGCTAAGCTAGgaaattttttgagggtaccggtagcatcaaaggtaaggactgcttcgctatagttaacgtgtccatatatttgagcattgctctcttgtttagtATCGCATTCATAATCTCATTTAGTTTGGATATTGCAATTAGAAATTCGATACCAATCTGTTGAAGGCTCCATCTGAGTCCTGTTTTCTCGTATCGTacatttgtgaaatattttaatgaagtaTTATATTTTTCGCTAATTCAAAAATGAGCGACGGAAGCTGTAAATTAAGTGAGTAACAGTTTTTGGAccatttttgtgaaaaaatctgCTGTTATCTTTACGTTTGAAAACTCGATTTTCATTTATGTCTGGTTGTTTTTCACAGAGGTACGTGACCCGTGTGAAAAAGTCAAATGCCACCATACTGCATTGTGCTTCCAAGGATTCTGCGAATGCCCGCCAAACAACTTTCAATCTTCAGATGGTAGCTGTAGCCTAGGTAATTTATAACTAAAAATATGAACCTGGTGACTTAAATACATTGTAACGATGAAAGGATTAATCCCTTTACTttcatgtttttcattattattataatatagaGACATAGTTGGTAACAGGACAAGATGTCATggctcgccatatgattaattcGTCCTATCGGTTTTCCACTCTCCTCGGTATAATTATAAAAGATCTCATCTTACTATCAAACAATTTCCAATACAAACTCTAAATTATTTGAACGCCCAGCGTAGAAGACATTCAATACTGGTATAGAAGAAGAAGCCGGCGTAGTTTTGAAATATCTTTGTAAATACTAAAACAAAATTAGCATTATGTCTCTTGCCCCCTTCCTTAAAAAGGTTTGTAGGCATTAAGAAATACAAAATACATAAATTAAATAGTTATGGAAAACGATTTATTGCCTCATATCATGTTTCAATGACAACATCAGAaaggaattaaaaaaataataatttaaaattgctTCCAGTCGCATTCTTTTGACCTCTCATTACATTCCAGTTGATCGTGATCCATGCTATGGTGTTCGATGTCATTCTTCTGCTTTCTGTGTGCGAGGAACATGTGCATgtcgggataaatatgttcTGGCTGCTGATGGCAAATGCAATCCTGGTAAGAAAACTTTTCAAGATGATAAAGTGAAATTAAATAGCTCCAATGAATGTGCATTAAGAATAGCGTTACTTCTGGTTGTATTTTTTGGACGCGAAGTGTACAAATGGACTGTTTTGATAAATTGTTGTTGACAGTCTTGTGAGGATgattgttcttgttgttgtaaaaaataATAGCTTTTCTTACAAGTACTGTAATAatcgatttcaaaattttagtaaTTAGATGGATAGAAGaagtttcattcattttattattgactTTTAAAGTCCCGATATCTCGTTCCAAATTTTGCtgtaatattcatatttatagAATACTGTCCTGGTAGTTGGGCTtggtgtctatatatttgagaaatgtGCTTTTGTTGTTTACAATCATGCTATTTAAAGTACAGTATAGACCAGACATGGACAAACTACggtccgcgggccaaatccggcctgttgggtaattcaatctggcccgctgATGCTGTCACAGCCAAacgaaaactaaattttgttgtttcagcAAAAGAagagctcaaggaatttgtaaGGATTGCGATCAAATTGAGTTTTGGCATGGCTtatcgttttccacttttgcgtttgtaacactgtaaatattgtccataaaatgtaacttttacttcATACTTATAAGACtcgccagtctagatgggcaaaactTTTGGCCCCCCGTCCggaaaccttgcccacccctggtatagacaCTATCTCTCCTTGTGCCCTTATCCATATCAGTTGACAATCTTTGTGAAATAGACCAGTTTTATCTCATATTTGTAGTAGGCGGCCACTTTTCGTTCATGTTGATATGCCGTCCAATAATCTAACTTTAATTCAACTTTTCATTGTAGTATTTGACAAATGTGCTGGTAGGACTTGTCCCGTGAACTCAGATTGTATCAATGGAGTATGCCAATGCACTTTGGGATATAATTATGGAATTGACGGATTTTGTAAAAGTGAGAAATCTTTTagtcatttttaatatttgtaatGCCCAATCCAAACTCGTAACACATTATCCTTGAAATAAGGAGGCTAATTTGCATACGTTGGTACTGCTGGTGACTGGTGAATTAAAGATATCTTTAGAGGTCATAACACCAGTGACTTTTGCCTTTAGGTTACACGTTTGGGCGCATATTGTCGACATGTTTATGTCATTATtaacattttccgattttaatTACAAACTTGTTTTTGCATGCGTACACCTGCAAGATACGCTTGCAGTATCCTGCGCATAAGAAAAAGCTCACTCGAAAGCGAAGTTGCGATCACACCCCCATGCCAGGATCATtatttctttaaataaaattttggggCAAAGATTGACGAATTGATGATTGGCGTAAAAATTCAAGATATTACATTGAGAATAGCACAGTTATCCGAGCCGACATTTGCGACTTGTGCACACTGGCGATGCCGTTCAAATATTCGCTGATATAATGTATATCATATAAATGCTCATGTTGATTTATGTGTCAGAAAGTCTGTTTATGAGGCAAAGGTATATTCTCTCTCTTATGTGTGCTCTCACATCTACAGGACTAGATTTCAGTGGTGATCCATGCTCTACTGTTCGATGTCCTACGAATGCCAGGTGTACATCACGAGAGGGAGTGGCATATTGTATCTGTATTGATGGATATCACACTGAAGGATTGGGAGAATGTGTAGGTAAGAAAATATAAACCTTATTCAATGTTAAACGCGGGGGCCAACAGTTTGACCCGCTTAATCACCCGGTTTAAAAAAGTACTGGTTTACCATCCAAATTCTATATTTAGTCAACTATCCATGTTATGAAGTAGACTGCAAGTTTCGCGGTGTTTGCGTCGTCAAAAGAAATCGAGGGAGCTGCGAATGCATCGCTGGATACAGAAGGACACAAAATGGACGATGCGAAAGTAAGTTGACTGCAACGTCGTTGTTGCAAATCGTCTAAATCTATAATTGCTTTATATAAATAGtagtatatatatgatttaaCAGAGCTAATATTTTAAGTATGTAAAGTCCTAATCTTTTTTCTTGTATGCTTCAGGACTTGATTCATGTTCTAACGTAAGATGCGATCAGAATTCACGATGTGTTGCTGGGAAATGCCAATGTATTGGAGAGTACGTAAAAGGAGTGGACGAAATTTGTCGAAGTGAGTTATCatggcttttatttatttacctaTTTAAACTGTTTTAAGTAATAAAACACAAGCCGAAGTTCCagcgaaaaaattaaatataattttcattacttagaaataatttagaaattaAGTTTTATTCCTTCCTtagtttggttttattgcttggTTCAACATGATCGAGATAAAAGCATTGGAGAAGAAAAATTCTCAaagccaaaataaaataatctcaATTTTGAATGAAGTAGTTGAAAAATGTCTTAAAAAGTGTAAACAAACGGAAGCATTTGTTTCACAGGCCTAAATAATCATCATTCATCACCTTATTTATTACAGAACCTGATGCATGTAGCTTAATAAAATGTCCGATTCACTCAAAATGtcaaattacaaacaaaattcCATCTTGCATATGCACATTGGGTTATGAAATGAATTCAAGATTTGAATGTGTCAGTAAGTATATAATTTGACAATATTTATGTTGCAAAAGCAAATTTTATATAGTAATATGAATATACCATTGTACTCAATGTTGGCATAGtcttggctcggcggtgtggcgcatcgtgttaagcgttaggaatacaatCGCCAcggcacctctgattaccctgcgtaggttcgcaggttcagtcccatgcggggatagttatgtgtgagaggattgctggactcctcaccgccgtagggtggtttacgtaaacactggtcggttacggcttctttCACCACTATCAaatccatgcttctgaaaacaattAACTGCATGGGACTGgtaatggtaaccggacgagaggccgtggttcgccatacgattGAGCTGTCATATCGGCTTTCCTTCCCCccgaaataaatatgtaaatactatcttataaaataaaacattctatatatattcttttttcTGACAAATATAAGTTCAAATCCCACgcaattttaaatacaaatgaaGAGTTACCCTATTGTAGGTTGTTGATTGGCAGGAATATACGTATGTCTGCAAGATAATCATATGAAAGATTAATGAGTATTCATGAGTGCCAGTTACCGGATTTGAACCCAACTTGTATTTTGTATCCTTATTtgtatagagcaggggtgggcaacccctggcacgcgtgccaaacttggcatgCGAGcacatttattcggcacgcgagcgaggcctgtGATCAGGAATTACCTGATGAAACTGGGTgttcgtttgttaacaatccgttatttatttaaactctttttgtcctttcatgacatatatatatatggcacaaaggaatatattattttgacataACAAATGAGTGAGCTGTCGAGAAGAGCGCAGCATTCATATGGCTACATTCTCACATAATATATTTCGTCTGTGTCAcccttttcttcatttttgctcgatttatgaagttgtacagctcatgttggttagactTACTTGCTaaattactgttataaattgatttcaaaagaaatatGAGCGATTGgggaaagggaatacaagagagaagtgcagaaaacgaattattgTGTGGTTGGGATGCTATTCCCCAAAATGTTGCGTGtcctaaaaactttgcaactgtattgctctccatgttttcatctacattatgcttgtgaatctcagTTCTCAGTTGTGCAGTAATcccactgatatagaataagaaaagtaatcaaatcaaTTTGTTGGACTGATATATTCCTGAATATAGTGAATCCGTCTGTGCTTGTTAagaaggtttattattgtgaatttttgctttgaaagtagcaaagcaATGTTTTCTAATTTTGGCACGCGggagaattttgtcgttaaatttagccgattttggcacgcgagccgaaaaaggttgcccacccctggtatagaggaaagcatcatttattttaatcataatatcaaatttttcgattcgtTTTGTCTTGCAGAAAAAGACAGAGATCGTTGTGCTGGAATTACATGTCCGATAAACAGTTCATGCAAAGTGATTGGCAGCATTATATCGTGTCTATGTAATAAGGGATACGTTTTTTCGAACAACGTAGAATGCGTTGGTAAGAATGGGTATAATATTCAGCATAATATTGTGTATAAATGTAAGAGAAAGACGAGAAAGAAATGGCGATCTGGGCTTcacagaaaaaagttaaaattagtGTTGAATCTACAAAAATTGCTTTGTGAACGAGACAAAAATGAAAGCTAAATTTGCAAGAATCCATTCTCGTCtttctaaatatttgaaaagcttaaatattttacatttcattaTTTGACAGATATAAAAAGATAACTGTATCCTTTTTGTTACATATCTTCTTTAGAATAATTTAAACGAAATAGAATAGCATAACATAAGATTCTCTTTCTCTAACACCCTCTCTTATCATGCCAGCTGAAGATCCATGTTTGGGGATACCATGTGGTCCTTTCTCAGTTTGCAAACAAGGAAAGTGTGAGTGCCTAGCAGGATATCTTGAAGATTGGCAATCTGGGGATTGTAAAGGTAACTTTTCAAATACACAATacaaatacaatacaaaatttgcaataatCTTTGATAGAAACATTACTGCCAATGAAATATTCGAAGCGATTGGTAATGAAACATGAAACACCTTATATCTTCATATTTACAGCTCATTTGTGTCATAAGATACGATGTGCAGAGAATTCTATCTGTGAAGATGGAAAATGTCTCTGTAAATTCGGATATGTACAGCTAACAACAGATGGTCCTTGCCAGCGTGAGTTTACCAAATCCTCAATTGTGATTTGTAATATAACTTAACACCCATGAATTGATGATCAGAATAAAAcgtcattttcatttttccaaacacaaaatacagtaaaatatgattggatCAATACAAAGTCATTCAACGGTATGTGCCAAATGAAGGGCCATCGCGGTCCTGCATGGGTTAAGCGTACATTCCATATAGGAGCAGACACTCTTcttaataaataatcaaatattagtTGATCTCTTGATCGttgtattaaaattaattagagCCTCCCAAACCAGTTTCGGAATTTGTATCCCCTCTAggctaataaaaattttaaaacatttccaAAACATTATCTCACACGAAAAATTCTTATTTTGTTTCGCACTCCGCATGCTCACTCTAATGGCTAGCTTCAAATCAATTTTCCACACAAAAAATCGTTGCTCTgaaaacatttcattttaatattttatttaaatattagatATGCTCTTTTTATACTTTTAGCTCAGGACGAATGCTACGATGTCAGATGTCCGATTCATTCGTCGTGCGTGAGTGGAGTCTGTAAATGTAATGCTGGTTATAGTGGAAATCCCGTATATGGACCTTGTAGAGGTAACATATCCGTTGCAGTTGGCAAACTTAACGGTTGAATTCGTTCGATAGATTTTTGTTTCCAAATCTGCGTTTTCTAAAAAAAGGCTTTGTACATTCAGTCACTATTATACAAAGATCTACGATTTATACGAAAACCAGAATCTTTCGGCTTGGAATCGTCTACTCAATATTTTGTACACTGGTCTTTTAATACGAGATCTTTATCCTGCCTGCTACGCCAGCTTACTTTGGTCTGGAGTTCTGAATATACCTAACCCCTTCTTCGGATAACACATCGTATCCGCGAAATGCTTGGAATTGATGCCTGGCGTCTTAATGGGTTTCATGTCAAAATAACTTGAGCGTAATGAAAAATCCTAATATTTACAGTCACTGTTGTGGTTCCAAGTCACAGTTGTACTGGTGTTGTATGTGGCAGTAATTCACGATGTACAGGTGGAATTTGTATCTGTATGGACGGATATATTCGACAGGGAGATATTTGCACaggtatgtatatatatatgtggtatgtatatatataccacaTATAGAAAATCTGTTAAAACATTCAATCTGTATATATTTCAGAACCATCTGTAACTTATGATGGTAATCCATCAAGATGCGACGGATACTCGGGTCATTGCGGAGCTCACGCAACTTGCGTGAACGGACTTTGCGTCTGTATAACTGGATATACAATAATTGGTGGAATATGCTCGCGTGAGTTAGACTACATTACCTACCCGCAACCTCGATTTTCTCTCTTTCACGGCAATGCCTTTTTTAAACTTGAAAATCTGTAGTAGTgcctcaaatttatttttgtcaatagtactatttatttaaactaattCTGTATTGTtctcatttattcatttttaaatttttcagccGAATTATGTCATGGAAAATACTGCCCACGCAACAGTCATTGTAACAAAGGAAGTTGTGAGTGTGATCAAGGTTTTAACAAAGGAACAAATAACATCTGTTACAGTAAATATCTGTTGATatcaaaatatctttttataAAACATCCGAATAAATCTTGAGGTCTGTTAGAGATCATTGCGAGAAAATACGATAATATTGCAGGACTTGTGCAGTTGTTCTACATCTGgagcaggggtgtcaaactcgcgtcccgcgggccgtattcctgaaattaatcaaacattcAAACCATCCAAATTAATCGATGATCATGTGACTTCGTTAATTGgagttggtactgtaaaatcatttcagtctTTTTTAGTAAGCTGGTGGCccaaaagagatgccaaacgtcaggacaaatgtaataaAAAGCATTAAGTTTATTTTGTAAATCTTAGGTCTATATATATTAAGATTAAGTCATTTTGAGTGTATGTAATATTCTTTTCTTATCATAGGTTTGCtaaaaaatgttttggatagttgtatataaaaatttacgattttttgtaataaatacagtaaattgtATGTATAttggcatttgaaatttaagaaaataacaaaactttattCAGCTGTTTAATACTTCAcgatatatgtcacaaacaacgcctatctaaaaatatgttttaagcatgcattatcaaaatatatcaaaaactgttcGCAGCCCTTggtacaatttccaaaatgcaatgcggccctcgaaaacCCACGAATTTGACACCCTTGCTAGAGcaccggttctcaaccagtgggccatggcccactttTGGGgcacagaaacattttcaggGGGACCACAAACTTATTAAAAATTGCCAGggttattgataaattagtttAGCTTTGATTGTTGTAGCAATGAATAATGATGCTGCTTTTGGTCTCTGAGTGGTAATTCccattttaattaataaagtgCCTAtctttgcaaaaatatttttttttgtagtttttcctTAGCATGATCCAGAATGGGGACcatatttagtttttttacTTGCCTGTAACCCATTTTCTGTAATGGAGTCCGGGTCGTATCTTGGAGTCGGAGGCTGTAGTCGAAAGCAAAATCTTCATCTTAGTTTCTAATCAAAACTAGACTTCGTGACATGTTGTTCTGTTAATGTCTAGCATTCACCGGTTTTAATACGCACGCtttgacaatatttttaatactttatCTCAATTTATCGATACCGCATActgtttttacattcatttatttaatCTGTATTACAACAGAGGCCAGTACGGTTATTCAAACATGTCTGAACGTATGTGGTAGGTATTATATCGGAGGATGCTCATGCGAGTCAACATGTAATCGTCCAGGTAGACCTCGATGCTGTGATGACTATCTTCCACAATGTGAGTCTTCTTCTTTTATCTTTTTTCATTATTGTGGGGGTAGgtataataaacattttttgattCATAAAATGATCATATCACCACTCTGCACTACCAATGGCGATCGGTCGATTTGCTTTTAACAGAACAATCGTTTAATTGCATTTTGACATATGTTTAATTGTTTGTTACGAAGCGTAAATCTGAAATTTAGATTTGAAATTTGTATGTGTTTGTAGCGCGAGAGATTTGTACGATGGCGGGTCCGATCTACTACCGTGAACGGGATGGTCACAGATATATACATCTGATGAGTATTCCTAACGCGCATCGTGTTATCCTGAGTTAATGAAATATAGATATTTAATGATAATTATTTCACACAGGTTTACTACGACGACCTGTATTCACAACAGGAGCTATTCACGTTAGACATGTTCACATTTGATCGACTAGAAAGAATACAATTGAATGGAAGCAAAAGAAGTTTGTGCCGAATTGTGTAAATTGTGGAAGCAATGAATTTGTACTATTCTATACTGTTATgatcttgttgttatttttatccCATAGAAAGTAAACCTAATAAATCTCACACCACCTAGAAAGAATTATATATCAGTGTTTGTGAAACGATGTAAGCGTTGATTGCAACATACAGCATGCACAACGTAGTATTACGTCCAAGCAGTTCAACAGGCAAACATAACGATGATTTTAATCAGAATCAGAACAGCAATCAGAATTTTTCAAGTAGTGCTTAGTTCTATCATACACCGTACCACGGACTCTTGTCCAGTTAGTAGGTAATTCccaaatttcagaaaaacatCGATGCAGTATTAGAACGGCCTTTGTTCAATTTATCTTAAAATGTGAATGGAAGATGGGGCTCAGTCATCACTTCCAAATACCGAGTAAGAGTAAAATCATCTCTGGAAATAAAACGTGTGCAAGAggcacaatttatttatttcgacaCCAGAGAAGTCGGCAACTACTTTATTTCATAGTTATCCAGAATAAGAGAAAGCCTCGAACAACAGGCTAATGATCTTGAATTCAGATTTAAGGATGGAGTTAGTTCGTGGAGCAGGGCAGTCCAGAGAGTGACTCACAAGTATACAGTTATTTACTTTACAGACTTTATTACACAAGATAATCAACATTACAATAGCGTAATTCTAACATAAAACCTTAAACGTATTCAGGCATATGGTCACTGagaatgaaaatcaaaaatcagatttttggcaaaacataaacaaaatatCAGTCA encodes:
- the LOC120338420 gene encoding uncharacterized protein LOC120338420 isoform X4; its protein translation is MNLAILLTFITVAFAQEETRTFTISPGYSATYFYNHASGVIVFSITASVRPGHWAAIGFSKDRKMEKSDAVIGYISSGNKATVVDVWIDEKSQKGVQIDKHSDANNPGLSSWKNGVLEFTFTRLLDSDDDQDLSLTQCRYFLFAWDGPVIDFETFGKHSRREISTKKICIGFPGTAPDSESSSVGSQVVTGGNPPVLVANCGEPPKVSNAKRSFEEQSAFGVGSIIFYQCDNGYKIKGSISVTCISGGTWDPEPPQCIKEGEEKSDGDKDGDDDEDNNLDPCSFLECPDKASCVVENGFADCQCDDGYEFNDDDECVSKDGKEKDKSESGPCRNLDCPDNAECVVEVDLAVCKCDDGYDFNAKFECVSTTDEKDFARNPRDPCRRLICPENGRCVAENGKPSCVCDPGFGLARDGCFRNPCDMIMCPPNSKCSGGICLCDPDHMIGIDGNCYKSESRDPCDDIKCDSMAICVDGDCKCPDDYFMNDDDECEKVDKDPCDEIKCKDSIAKCRDGICECPDGYFTNFDGKCEKKESQDPCEDVKCDSIAQCIDGECRCPDDFFLGDSGRCERELFRDACANVKCDSIARCVDGVCKCPREFILGDSGRCERGISNLDNSYFQPLVFRDPCDDIECDDMATCVNGFCECPKDYFLDDDNKCQPEIIDPCDRITCHPSATCFFGKCECPDGHSKRSDGSCKSKVRDPCEKVKCHHTALCFQGFCECPPNNFQSSDGSCSLVDRDPCYGVRCHSSAFCVRGTCACRDKYVLAADGKCNPVFDKCAGRTCPVNSDCINGVCQCTLGYNYGIDGFCKRLDFSGDPCSTVRCPTNARCTSREGVAYCICIDGYHTEGLGECVVNYPCYEVDCKFRGVCVVKRNRGSCECIAGYRRTQNGRCERLDSCSNVRCDQNSRCVAGKCQCIGEYVKGVDEICRKPDACSLIKCPIHSKCQITNKIPSCICTLGYEMNSRFECVKKDRDRCAGITCPINSSCKVIGSIISCLCNKGYVFSNNVECVAEDPCLGIPCGPFSVCKQGKCECLAGYLEDWQSGDCKAQDECYDVRCPIHSSCVSGVCKCNAGYSGNPVYGPCRVTVVVPSHSCTGVVCGSNSRCTGGICICMDGYIRQGDICTEPSVTYDGNPSRCDGYSGHCGAHATCVNGLCVCITGYTIIGGICSPELCHGKYCPRNSHCNKGSCECDQGFNKGTNNICYKASTVIQTCLNVCGRYYIGGCSCESTCNRPGRPRCCDDYLPQCLLRRPVFTTGAIHVRHVHI
- the LOC120338420 gene encoding uncharacterized protein LOC120338420 isoform X1, which produces MNLAILLTFITVAFAQEETRTFTISPGYSATYFYNHASGVIVFSITASVRPGHWAAIGFSKDRKMEKSDAVIGYISSGNKATVVDVWIDEKSQKGVQIDKHSDANNPGLSSWKNGVLEFTFTRLLDSDDDQDLSLTQCRYFLFAWDGPVIDFETFGKHSRREISTKKICIGFPGTAPDSESSSVGSQVVTGGNPPVLVANCGEPPKVSNAKRSFEEQSAFGVGSIIFYQCDNGYKIKGSISVTCISGGTWDPEPPQCIKEGEEKSDGDKDGDDDEDNNLDPCSFLECPDKASCVVENGFADCQCDDGYEFNDDDECVSKDGKEKDKSESGPCRNLDCPDNAECVVEVDLAVCKCDDGYDFNAKFECVSTTDEKDFARNPRDPCRRLICPENGRCVAENGKPSCVCDPGFGLARDGCFRNPCDMIMCPPNSKCSGGICLCDPDHMIGIDGNCYKSESRDPCDDIKCDSMAICVDGDCKCPDDYFMNDDDECEKVDKDPCDEIKCKDSIAKCRDGICECPDGYFTNFDGKCEKKESQDPCEDVKCDSIAQCIDGECRCPDDFFLGDSGRCERELFRDACANVKCDSIARCVDGVCKCPREFILGDSGRCERGISNLDNSYFQPLVFRDPCDDIECDDMATCVNGFCECPKDYFLDDDNKCQPEIIDPCDRITCHPSATCFFGKCECPDGHSKRSDGSCKSKVRDPCEKVKCHHTALCFQGFCECPPNNFQSSDGSCSLVDRDPCYGVRCHSSAFCVRGTCACRDKYVLAADGKCNPVFDKCAGRTCPVNSDCINGVCQCTLGYNYGIDGFCKRLDFSGDPCSTVRCPTNARCTSREGVAYCICIDGYHTEGLGECVVNYPCYEVDCKFRGVCVVKRNRGSCECIAGYRRTQNGRCERLDSCSNVRCDQNSRCVAGKCQCIGEYVKGVDEICRKPDACSLIKCPIHSKCQITNKIPSCICTLGYEMNSRFECVKKDRDRCAGITCPINSSCKVIGSIISCLCNKGYVFSNNVECVAEDPCLGIPCGPFSVCKQGKCECLAGYLEDWQSGDCKAHLCHKIRCAENSICEDGKCLCKFGYVQLTTDGPCQPQDECYDVRCPIHSSCVSGVCKCNAGYSGNPVYGPCRVTVVVPSHSCTGVVCGSNSRCTGGICICMDGYIRQGDICTEPSVTYDGNPSRCDGYSGHCGAHATCVNGLCVCITGYTIIGGICSPELCHGKYCPRNSHCNKGSCECDQGFNKGTNNICYKASTVIQTCLNVCGRYYIGGCSCESTCNRPGRPRCCDDYLPQCLLRRPVFTTGAIHVRHVHI